A single genomic interval of Alcanivorax sediminis harbors:
- the rplM gene encoding 50S ribosomal protein L13 — MKTYSAKPESVKRDWYVVDASGKTLGRLATEVASRLRGKHKPEYTPHVDTGDYIVVINAEKVAVTGNKANDKMYYRHTGYPGGLKEANFATLQAEKPEMIIEKAVKGMLPRNPLGRDMYRKLKVYAGSEHPHTAQQPQQLEI, encoded by the coding sequence ATGAAGACCTACAGCGCAAAACCGGAAAGCGTAAAGCGCGACTGGTATGTGGTAGACGCCTCCGGCAAAACGCTGGGTCGGTTGGCGACCGAAGTCGCAAGCCGTCTGCGCGGTAAGCACAAGCCGGAGTACACTCCACACGTCGACACCGGTGATTACATTGTCGTAATCAATGCCGAAAAAGTGGCCGTTACCGGTAACAAGGCAAACGACAAGATGTACTACCGTCACACCGGTTACCCGGGTGGCCTGAAAGAAGCCAACTTCGCGACTCTGCAGGCAGAAAAGCCTGAGATGATCATTGAGAAGGCTGTGAAGGGCATGTTGCCGCGTAACCCGCTGGGTCGCGACATGTACCGCAAACTGAAAGTCTATGCAGGCTCAGAGCATCCTCATACTGCTCAGCAGCCGCAGCAGCTGGAAATCTAA
- the petA gene encoding ubiquinol-cytochrome c reductase iron-sulfur subunit → MSNDGVNSSRRTFLIGLTSAIGAAGAVGVAVPFVKSWQPSAKAKNAGAPVKIDIGKLESGQRVVEEWRGQPIWVVRRTEDMLGTLSKLDENLRDPASEADQQPEYARNEWRSIKKEYLVLVGTCTHLGCSPLFEQQPTVELEFGGFFCPCHGSKFDLAGRVYKSVPAPTNLVVPPHSYLSESVVIVGSEEGETKA, encoded by the coding sequence ATGAGCAACGACGGCGTAAATAGCAGCCGCCGCACGTTTTTGATCGGCCTGACCTCGGCAATTGGTGCTGCAGGTGCGGTCGGTGTGGCTGTTCCATTCGTAAAATCCTGGCAACCCAGCGCCAAGGCCAAGAATGCCGGAGCTCCGGTGAAGATCGACATTGGCAAGCTGGAATCCGGTCAGCGTGTGGTCGAGGAATGGCGAGGTCAGCCCATCTGGGTTGTGCGTCGTACCGAAGACATGCTTGGCACTCTTTCCAAGCTGGACGAGAATCTTCGTGACCCCGCGTCCGAAGCCGATCAACAGCCGGAGTATGCCAGGAACGAATGGCGTTCCATCAAGAAAGAATACCTGGTGCTGGTGGGCACCTGTACCCACCTGGGTTGTTCTCCCTTGTTTGAGCAGCAGCCTACCGTGGAACTGGAATTTGGCGGCTTCTTCTGCCCCTGTCACGGTTCCAAATTCGACCTGGCTGGCCGCGTTTACAAGAGCGTGCCGGCGCCGACCAACCTGGTGGTTCCGCCTCACTCTTACCTGAGCGAATCCGTCGTCATTGTTGGCTCTGAAGAAGGGGAGACCAAGGCATGA
- the sspA gene encoding stringent starvation protein SspA, whose amino-acid sequence MGVVTKRSSMTFFSSPEDHYSHRVRIVLAEKGVTVDIVDVDSSNKPEDLASLNPYNEVPTLVDRELTLYQSAVIMEYLDERFPHPPLLPVYPVARAQSRLLIHRIERDWCGHVDAILAGEEKEASLTKRRKELREAILACAPIFSELPYFMSEEFTLVDCVVGPILWRLPAMGVELPAKQAKPLLDYAERLFDRDAFQASLTDAERELRNPL is encoded by the coding sequence ATGGGTGTGGTGACCAAGCGTTCCTCAATGACTTTTTTCTCTTCCCCGGAAGATCATTACAGCCACCGTGTCCGTATCGTGCTGGCTGAAAAAGGGGTCACGGTAGACATTGTTGATGTGGACAGCAGCAACAAGCCAGAAGACCTGGCCTCGCTGAACCCGTACAACGAAGTGCCCACTCTGGTTGATCGTGAGCTGACCCTGTATCAGTCCGCGGTGATCATGGAGTATCTGGATGAGCGTTTCCCGCATCCGCCGTTGCTGCCAGTATACCCGGTAGCCCGTGCCCAGAGCCGTCTGCTGATCCACCGTATCGAGCGTGACTGGTGTGGTCATGTGGATGCGATCCTGGCTGGCGAAGAGAAGGAAGCCAGCCTGACCAAGCGTCGTAAGGAGTTGCGTGAGGCAATCCTGGCCTGCGCGCCGATCTTCAGCGAGCTGCCATACTTCATGAGCGAAGAGTTCACCCTGGTGGATTGTGTAGTGGGTCCGATTCTTTGGCGGCTGCCTGCCATGGGTGTCGAGCTGCCGGCCAAGCAGGCCAAGCCGTTGCTGGATTACGCTGAGCGCTTGTTCGATCGCGACGCTTTCCAGGCAAGCCTGACAGACGCTGAACGCGAACTTCGTAATCCGCTCTGA
- a CDS encoding TetR/AcrR family transcriptional regulator → MARTAYHHGDLQQQAHQQALDIVREHGDSAISLRALAKQLGVSAPALYRHFADRESLLAELAISGFHWLRERLLSVDQQDPRQALIGIGLTYVAFAQDEPNLYRLMFGGRVLPMGMHPRLDNAGKGAFQVLEDTVARARERGYLKPQPLNLMTATAWSLVHGLSLLTIDGHLPTADAEPHLAESVTSLLLDGAIASPPISSHNEVSP, encoded by the coding sequence ATGGCACGCACCGCTTATCATCACGGCGACCTGCAGCAGCAGGCTCACCAGCAGGCACTGGACATTGTTCGCGAGCATGGCGACAGCGCCATCAGTCTGCGGGCGCTGGCCAAACAGCTGGGCGTCAGTGCCCCGGCGCTGTACCGCCACTTTGCCGACCGGGAAAGCCTGCTGGCCGAGCTGGCTATCAGCGGCTTTCACTGGTTGCGCGAGCGTCTACTGAGCGTGGACCAGCAGGATCCGCGACAGGCCCTGATTGGTATTGGCCTGACCTATGTTGCTTTTGCCCAGGATGAGCCCAACCTTTATCGACTGATGTTTGGGGGGCGCGTGCTTCCCATGGGCATGCACCCACGCCTGGACAACGCCGGCAAGGGAGCTTTTCAGGTCCTGGAAGACACCGTCGCCCGCGCCCGCGAGCGCGGCTACCTGAAGCCCCAGCCTTTGAACCTGATGACGGCCACAGCCTGGTCTCTGGTCCACGGCCTGTCGCTACTGACCATTGACGGCCACTTGCCCACTGCGGATGCCGAGCCCCATCTCGCCGAAAGCGTTACCAGCCTTTTGCTGGATGGCGCCATTGCATCTCCCCCAATTTCATCGCACAACGAGGTTTCCCCATGA
- a CDS encoding aldo/keto reductase gives MEHRRLGRTDLNVSSLCLGTMTWGNQNSREEGHAQMDMALDFGINFFDTAEMYAVPASPETSFRTETIIGEWFAKTGNRDKVVLATKAAGPGEYVKHIRGGPRFNTESLQDAVEGSLKRLQTDVIDLYQLHWPERTTNFFGRLGYKHRNDENAIAISDTVAGLKKLVDAGKIRHWGLSNETPWGVMTFIHEAEKIGLPRPVSIQNPYSLLNRSYEVGLAEVSHREEVGLLAYSPLAFGMLTGKYRNDSWPEKGRLTLFKQFARYTNPQAIAATEAYCQLAEEREISVTQMALQFVTTRPFVTSNIIGATNLEQLEENLKSVDLHWDKDLEKALEAIHTCFPYPAP, from the coding sequence ATGGAACACCGCCGCCTGGGTCGCACCGACCTCAATGTCAGCAGCCTGTGCCTGGGCACCATGACCTGGGGCAATCAGAACTCTCGCGAAGAAGGCCATGCCCAAATGGATATGGCGCTGGATTTCGGCATTAATTTCTTCGATACCGCCGAAATGTATGCCGTGCCAGCCAGCCCGGAAACCTCCTTCCGAACCGAAACCATTATTGGCGAGTGGTTTGCCAAAACCGGTAACCGCGACAAGGTCGTGCTGGCCACCAAGGCAGCCGGGCCCGGCGAATACGTTAAACATATCCGTGGCGGCCCGCGCTTCAACACAGAAAGCCTTCAGGACGCCGTTGAAGGCAGCCTCAAACGTCTGCAGACAGACGTGATTGATCTCTATCAACTGCACTGGCCAGAACGCACCACCAACTTTTTTGGTCGTCTTGGCTACAAGCACAGGAATGACGAAAACGCCATCGCCATCAGTGACACTGTCGCAGGGCTGAAAAAACTGGTCGACGCGGGCAAGATCCGCCACTGGGGTCTTTCCAACGAAACCCCGTGGGGGGTGATGACCTTCATCCATGAGGCTGAAAAGATTGGCCTGCCCCGCCCGGTCAGCATCCAGAACCCCTACTCCCTGCTCAACCGCAGCTATGAAGTGGGCCTGGCGGAAGTCAGCCACCGCGAAGAGGTAGGTTTGCTGGCCTACTCCCCACTGGCCTTCGGCATGCTCACCGGCAAGTACCGCAATGACAGCTGGCCGGAGAAAGGGCGCCTGACCCTGTTCAAGCAGTTTGCCCGCTACACCAATCCACAGGCCATTGCCGCCACGGAAGCCTACTGCCAGCTTGCCGAGGAACGGGAGATCAGCGTCACCCAGATGGCCCTGCAGTTCGTCACCACCCGCCCCTTCGTGACGAGCAACATCATTGGTGCCACCAACCTTGAGCAACTTGAAGAAAACCTCAAGAGCGTGGACCTGCACTGGGACAAGGATCTGGAGAAAGCCCTGGAAGCCATTCACACCTGCTTCCCGTATCCGGCACCTTAA
- a CDS encoding phytoene desaturase family protein: MSTPKPSTISVGRRYRANRLDGHYDAIIIGSGIGGLTAAACLSKLGKKVLVLEQHYTAGGFTHSYDRNGYEWDVGVHYIGDMGAKHTMARRLFDYVTDSQLQWEAMDPVYDRLFIGDRQVDLVAGPKAFADELKKQFPDEEQAIDTYMSYLGQVAKAMPGVTLAKVLPKVMAAPFRHLARRKAPDFLNQTTQQVLESLTDNQELIAALTGQWGDNGMVPTESSFIIHALIARHYLHGGYYPIGGASEMAKTIIPVIQQSGGEVFTYADVKEILIEHGKAVGVRMADGQDIFAPAIISNAGVFNTFGALLPDNAPHKDFYQMKLGQVQRSMASVCLYIGIQDSAENLQLPKTNFWIYPGSDHASQVNAFLEDPENHEIPLTYISFPSAKDPSFAERYPGRATIEIVAPGPFEWYQEWADKPWGKRGDDYEAKKEAYSQRLLEKLYEKMPHLRGKVDYYELSTPLSTDYFCRYSTGEIYGLDHTPERFEQDWLKPKTRIPGLYLTGQDIMTCGVVGAMIGGLLTTIAVGGAKSLPLAKKMFVG; the protein is encoded by the coding sequence ATGAGCACCCCTAAACCCAGCACCATCAGCGTTGGCCGCCGCTATCGTGCCAATCGCCTTGACGGCCACTACGACGCCATCATCATCGGCTCCGGTATCGGTGGGCTCACCGCCGCAGCCTGCCTCAGCAAGCTGGGCAAGAAAGTGCTGGTGCTGGAGCAGCATTACACTGCCGGAGGCTTTACCCACAGCTACGACCGCAACGGCTACGAGTGGGATGTGGGTGTGCATTACATCGGTGACATGGGCGCGAAGCACACCATGGCGCGGCGTCTGTTCGACTATGTCACGGACAGCCAGCTGCAGTGGGAGGCCATGGACCCGGTATATGACCGGCTATTTATTGGCGACCGTCAGGTTGATCTTGTTGCTGGCCCCAAAGCCTTTGCCGATGAACTGAAAAAACAGTTCCCCGACGAGGAGCAGGCCATCGATACCTACATGAGCTATCTCGGCCAGGTCGCCAAGGCCATGCCCGGGGTCACCCTGGCCAAGGTACTGCCAAAAGTGATGGCCGCCCCGTTCCGACACCTGGCACGACGCAAGGCACCCGATTTTCTCAACCAGACCACCCAGCAGGTACTGGAGAGTCTCACCGACAACCAGGAGCTGATAGCCGCCCTCACCGGCCAGTGGGGTGACAATGGCATGGTACCCACCGAATCCAGCTTCATTATTCACGCCCTGATTGCCCGACACTATCTCCATGGCGGCTATTACCCCATTGGCGGCGCCTCGGAAATGGCCAAGACCATCATCCCGGTCATCCAGCAAAGCGGGGGCGAAGTCTTCACCTATGCCGACGTGAAAGAAATCCTGATTGAACATGGCAAGGCGGTTGGCGTGCGCATGGCGGACGGACAGGATATTTTTGCCCCGGCCATCATCAGCAACGCAGGCGTGTTTAACACCTTTGGCGCGTTGCTGCCGGACAACGCGCCGCACAAGGATTTCTACCAGATGAAACTGGGCCAGGTGCAGCGCTCCATGGCCAGCGTCTGTCTCTACATCGGCATTCAGGACAGCGCCGAAAACCTGCAGCTGCCAAAGACCAATTTCTGGATCTATCCCGGCAGCGATCATGCCAGCCAGGTCAATGCCTTCCTGGAAGACCCGGAGAATCATGAGATTCCGCTCACTTACATCTCCTTCCCGTCAGCCAAAGACCCGAGTTTTGCCGAGCGTTACCCCGGTCGCGCCACTATCGAAATAGTCGCCCCGGGGCCATTCGAGTGGTACCAGGAATGGGCCGACAAGCCCTGGGGTAAGCGCGGCGATGACTACGAGGCAAAAAAAGAAGCCTATTCACAGCGACTGCTGGAAAAACTGTACGAGAAAATGCCGCACCTGCGCGGCAAGGTGGATTACTACGAGCTGTCCACGCCGCTCTCCACGGATTACTTTTGCCGCTACAGCACCGGCGAAATCTACGGCCTTGACCATACCCCGGAGCGTTTCGAGCAGGACTGGCTGAAACCGAAAACCCGCATTCCAGGCCTCTACCTCACCGGTCAGGACATCATGACCTGCGGCGTGGTCGGCGCCATGATCGGCGGCCTGCTCACCACCATTGCTGTGGGCGGCGCCAAAAGCCTTCCTCTGGCCAAGAAAATGTTTGTCGGCTAA
- a CDS encoding ClpXP protease specificity-enhancing factor, whose amino-acid sequence MAEMTSNRPYLIRAIHEWICDNGLTTHMAVNAVYPGVEVPQDFVQDGQIVLNIAPRAVTNFVAGNDEIAFSARFGGVPMSIRVPVNAVVAIFARENGQGMAFDPVDPPEPPSTPPEPEKKEDGKGKVSHLKVVK is encoded by the coding sequence ATGGCTGAAATGACCTCCAATCGCCCGTATCTGATACGGGCGATTCACGAGTGGATCTGCGATAACGGCCTGACCACGCATATGGCGGTCAATGCGGTGTATCCCGGCGTGGAAGTGCCGCAGGATTTTGTTCAGGATGGCCAGATCGTGCTGAATATTGCCCCCCGGGCGGTGACCAACTTTGTGGCGGGTAACGATGAAATCGCGTTTTCTGCCCGCTTCGGCGGTGTGCCCATGTCGATCCGGGTACCGGTGAATGCGGTGGTTGCCATTTTTGCACGTGAAAATGGTCAGGGGATGGCCTTTGATCCTGTGGATCCACCGGAGCCTCCCTCAACGCCGCCCGAGCCGGAAAAGAAAGAGGATGGCAAAGGCAAGGTCAGTCATTTGAAAGTCGTGAAATAG
- a CDS encoding cytochrome b, with protein sequence MMGMVNRVIDWVDARLPVVDAYKRHMSEYYAPKNFNFWYYFGVLSIVVLVNQLLTGIWLTMFFSPNEGFASVEYIMRDVEWGWLIRYMHAVGASAFFAVVYLHMFRGLMYGSYKPPRELVWIFGMLIYLALMAEGFLGYVLPWGNMSYWGAQVIISLAGAIPFELLPGISPADAKEIGEGLTTWVRGDYLLSTATVNKFFALHVVAIPIVLLALVVLHILALHEVGSNNPDGVEIKKNKDENGIPVDGIPFHPYYTVKDLPGVIVFLMIFAVVIFFFPDGGGYLLEKPNFEPANPLKTPDHIAPVWYYGPYYAMLRATTIDFIMSSKAWGLVAMGGAIVILFVIPWLDRHPVKSIRYRGIWSKVFMAIFVLDFLMLGYFGTQPATPGKTMMAQFGTIYYFSYFLLIMPFVHKFEKSKPVPERVTGGH encoded by the coding sequence ATGATGGGAATGGTGAATCGCGTGATTGACTGGGTAGATGCGCGTCTACCCGTGGTTGACGCCTACAAGCGTCACATGTCCGAATACTACGCACCGAAGAACTTCAACTTCTGGTACTACTTTGGCGTGCTTTCCATCGTGGTACTGGTCAACCAGCTGCTCACCGGTATCTGGCTGACCATGTTCTTCTCTCCCAATGAAGGCTTTGCTTCCGTTGAATACATCATGCGTGATGTGGAGTGGGGCTGGCTGATCCGATACATGCACGCTGTGGGCGCTTCTGCGTTCTTCGCCGTAGTGTATCTGCACATGTTCCGTGGCCTCATGTACGGCTCCTACAAGCCGCCGCGCGAGCTGGTGTGGATCTTCGGTATGCTGATCTATCTGGCCCTGATGGCGGAAGGCTTCCTGGGTTACGTACTGCCATGGGGCAACATGTCCTACTGGGGTGCCCAGGTGATCATTTCCCTGGCAGGTGCGATTCCGTTCGAGCTGTTGCCTGGCATCAGCCCGGCAGATGCCAAGGAAATTGGTGAAGGCCTGACCACCTGGGTGCGTGGTGACTACCTGCTTTCCACCGCCACGGTGAACAAGTTCTTCGCGCTGCACGTTGTGGCCATTCCGATTGTGCTGCTGGCCCTGGTGGTTCTGCACATTCTGGCGCTGCATGAAGTGGGTTCCAACAACCCTGACGGCGTGGAAATCAAGAAGAACAAGGATGAAAACGGTATCCCGGTCGACGGCATTCCGTTCCACCCCTACTACACCGTGAAGGATCTGCCGGGCGTCATCGTCTTCCTGATGATTTTCGCTGTGGTGATTTTCTTCTTCCCGGATGGTGGTGGTTATCTGCTGGAAAAGCCGAACTTCGAACCGGCTAACCCGCTGAAGACTCCGGATCATATCGCGCCGGTATGGTACTACGGTCCGTACTACGCCATGCTACGTGCCACAACCATTGATTTCATCATGTCTTCCAAGGCCTGGGGTCTGGTTGCCATGGGTGGTGCCATCGTGATCCTGTTTGTGATTCCGTGGCTGGATCGTCACCCGGTGAAATCCATTCGTTATCGCGGTATCTGGAGCAAGGTGTTCATGGCGATCTTCGTTCTGGACTTCCTGATGCTGGGCTATTTCGGTACCCAGCCGGCGACTCCGGGCAAAACCATGATGGCGCAGTTCGGCACGATTTATTACTTCAGCTACTTCCTGCTGATCATGCCGTTCGTTCACAAGTTTGAAAAATCCAAGCCGGTTCCGGAACGGGTAACAGGGGGTCACTGA
- the rpsI gene encoding 30S ribosomal protein S9: MATVETNYGTGRRKTSSARVFLRAGSGKITVNGRPLDVYFGRKTNQMVVRQPLELVEATDKFDVLVTVSGGGNNGQAGAIRHGITRALMEYDGELRGQLRRAGYVTRDAREVERKKVGLRKARRRPQFSKR, translated from the coding sequence ATGGCAACTGTAGAAACCAACTACGGCACCGGTCGCCGCAAGACCTCTTCCGCACGCGTATTTCTGCGTGCTGGCAGCGGCAAGATCACCGTTAATGGTCGTCCGCTGGATGTGTATTTCGGTCGCAAAACCAACCAGATGGTTGTTCGTCAGCCGCTGGAACTGGTAGAAGCCACTGACAAGTTTGATGTGCTGGTTACCGTTAGCGGTGGCGGCAACAATGGTCAGGCTGGCGCCATCCGTCACGGTATTACCCGTGCGCTGATGGAATACGATGGTGAGCTGCGTGGTCAGCTGCGTCGTGCCGGTTATGTGACTCGTGATGCTCGTGAAGTAGAACGTAAGAAGGTTGGTCTGCGTAAGGCGCGTCGTCGTCCGCAGTTCTCCAAGCGTTGA
- a CDS encoding YraN family protein, whose protein sequence is MPFLTRRKARGDQAEAAAEQWLVRKGLALVTRNYRCRQGEIDLVMQDQDTLVFVEVRWRQNRSHGGALASVDHHKQHRLIQAARHFLAKHPAHQQRPCRFDVIGMEPDNNGSVSYQWIQNAFYSE, encoded by the coding sequence ATGCCGTTTCTGACGCGCCGCAAGGCGCGGGGCGATCAGGCTGAAGCCGCTGCCGAGCAGTGGCTCGTACGCAAGGGGCTTGCGCTGGTCACCCGCAACTATCGCTGTCGTCAGGGAGAGATTGATCTGGTCATGCAGGACCAGGACACCCTGGTCTTTGTCGAAGTGCGCTGGCGCCAGAACCGGAGCCATGGTGGCGCCCTCGCCTCGGTGGATCATCACAAGCAACATCGCCTGATTCAGGCTGCCAGACACTTTCTGGCCAAACACCCCGCACATCAACAGCGCCCCTGTCGCTTTGATGTGATTGGCATGGAACCGGACAATAACGGTTCTGTCAGTTATCAATGGATACAAAATGCGTTCTACAGCGAATAA
- a CDS encoding BON domain-containing protein has product MRIRDSLLYALLAACLGLSGCVALTKGMSDQPTDQDHGSRTFGAFWEDGSIERKVAINISRASDELDQSRIVVVSFNGNVLLAGQVPTEDLKSQAGNIASQVRHVRHVHNELEVAGGSSFLARTNDSWLTSKVKSRLFVNGEAPGWRTKVVTENGVVYLMGLLTHAEADAAVSQAQRVYGVQKIVKIIEYID; this is encoded by the coding sequence ATGCGTATTCGTGATTCCCTGCTGTACGCCCTGTTGGCTGCCTGCCTGGGCCTCTCAGGCTGTGTGGCGCTGACCAAGGGCATGTCTGACCAGCCCACCGATCAGGATCATGGCTCCCGCACCTTCGGCGCCTTCTGGGAAGATGGCAGCATTGAACGCAAGGTAGCCATCAATATTTCTCGCGCCAGCGATGAGCTTGACCAGTCTCGCATCGTGGTAGTCAGCTTCAATGGCAACGTGTTGCTCGCCGGCCAGGTGCCCACTGAAGACCTGAAAAGCCAGGCAGGAAACATTGCATCCCAGGTACGCCACGTTCGCCATGTGCACAACGAACTGGAAGTGGCCGGCGGCAGCTCTTTCCTGGCCCGCACCAACGACAGCTGGCTTACCAGCAAGGTCAAGAGCCGCTTGTTCGTGAATGGCGAAGCCCCCGGCTGGCGCACCAAGGTGGTCACCGAAAATGGCGTGGTCTATCTGATGGGACTGCTTACCCATGCGGAAGCCGACGCCGCAGTGAGTCAGGCGCAGCGGGTGTACGGAGTACAGAAAATCGTCAAGATCATCGAGTATATCGACTAG
- a CDS encoding phosphoheptose isomerase — MSVDRIRQLFAESIETKAKAGEVLPSVIAAAGQAMVECLLNGGKILTCGNGGSAGDAQHFSSELLNRFEMERPALPAIALTTDSSTLTSIANDYSYNEIFSKQVRALGASGDILLAISTSGNSGNVIQAIQAAHDREMRVVAMTGKEGGEMVNLYGPDDIEIRVPATSTARIQEVHLLVIHALCDHIDQQLFGGQ; from the coding sequence ATGAGCGTGGACCGAATCCGGCAACTGTTTGCCGAAAGTATTGAAACCAAGGCCAAGGCCGGCGAAGTCCTGCCCAGTGTCATTGCGGCGGCAGGCCAGGCGATGGTTGAGTGCCTGCTCAATGGTGGCAAGATCCTCACTTGCGGTAACGGCGGTTCCGCCGGTGATGCCCAGCACTTTTCCTCCGAGCTGCTTAACCGCTTCGAAATGGAACGCCCCGCCCTGCCGGCTATTGCCTTGACCACGGATTCCTCAACGCTGACGTCCATCGCCAACGACTACAGCTACAACGAAATCTTTTCCAAGCAGGTGCGCGCGCTTGGCGCCAGCGGGGACATCCTGCTCGCCATCTCCACCAGCGGCAACTCCGGCAATGTGATCCAGGCCATTCAGGCCGCCCACGACCGGGAAATGCGCGTGGTCGCCATGACCGGCAAGGAAGGCGGCGAGATGGTGAACCTTTACGGCCCGGACGATATCGAGATCCGGGTACCCGCCACATCCACCGCACGAATTCAGGAAGTTCACCTGCTGGTCATCCATGCCCTCTGTGATCACATCGACCAGCAACTCTTTGGAGGCCAGTAA
- a CDS encoding cytochrome c1 has protein sequence MKKLAVILFSCLPLVAFAAGGGNNEYVVKAPVNLQDKVSLQNGAKLFVNYCMGCHSLQYMRYSRMAEDLGISEELVMANLNFATEKFGDQMENAMPEAAAKKWFGTAPPDLTMVTRLRDSDWVYSYLINFYEDESRPFGYNNHVFPNVGMPHVMAGLEADLGEDEFKEAMGDITNFLTYTAEPVRLERERLGVYVLIFLGILLIPAYLLKKEYWKDVH, from the coding sequence ATGAAGAAACTCGCAGTCATTCTTTTCAGCTGCCTGCCTCTGGTCGCCTTTGCGGCTGGCGGTGGTAACAATGAATACGTGGTAAAGGCCCCGGTCAATCTGCAAGACAAGGTGAGCCTGCAGAATGGTGCCAAGCTGTTCGTCAACTACTGCATGGGCTGTCATAGCCTGCAGTACATGCGCTACAGCCGCATGGCCGAAGATCTGGGCATTTCCGAAGAGCTGGTCATGGCTAACCTGAATTTCGCCACCGAGAAGTTTGGCGATCAGATGGAAAATGCCATGCCGGAAGCGGCAGCCAAGAAGTGGTTTGGAACGGCTCCGCCGGATCTGACCATGGTGACCCGCCTGCGTGACTCTGATTGGGTGTATTCTTACCTGATCAACTTCTATGAAGATGAGTCTCGTCCGTTCGGTTACAACAACCATGTGTTCCCGAATGTGGGCATGCCCCACGTGATGGCGGGTCTGGAAGCTGATCTGGGCGAAGATGAGTTCAAGGAAGCCATGGGTGATATCACCAACTTCCTGACTTATACCGCTGAGCCGGTACGTCTCGAGCGTGAGCGTCTGGGTGTCTATGTGCTGATATTCCTGGGCATCCTGCTGATCCCGGCCTACCTGCTCAAGAAAGAATACTGGAAAGACGTACACTGA